The genome window CCCTTGAGTCACCTGATAAAGCCACGATGGATATTCTTTTCGCATCAGCAACATAAAAGCTAAGTCAGCATAACCGTGATCCGACAGGACTTTACAAAGTAATTGGGTTCCAACAATCCCCGTGGTCAGATGTTTCATTTTCCGGACATCCTCCGCCAGATAACTGGCAGCTTTTAAAACCAAAGTATCAGGTATCAGCCCAAAAGACAAAGCCAGGGCATAAGCGGTTTGAGTGTTTGAAACCAAACGACCGGAAGAAGTAACATATTCATTCAGGAAAGCTTTCTTTATACTCCGAGCCAGTTCTTCGTATTTGCGGGCATCATCTGTTTTGCCAAGAATTGTAGCTATCTGTGCCAACAGCTCTGTTGAGGAGGCATAATAGGCATTGGTAATCAAATCTTTATCTGTTATGGCTGCAGGATTATCCTGCTCGTCAGAAGCAAAAGCCAGCCAATCACCAAAACCGTAATCGCCTGTCCACAGATTATCTTGTCCTGATTTCTGGTGCATGAATTCAACCCAGGCTTTCATGCTCAAATACTGGTTTTGAAGGATCCTTATGTCTCCATAAGCCTGATAAACTCTCCACGGTATAACAACCGCGGCATCTCCCCACCCGGCACTAATACCCCTACCACTCAGGGCATCCGGAATTGTTCCAGGGACTCCACCATTTTTAAATTGGTCAGCAGATAGGTCAAACATCCAATTTGTATAAAATGGTGCAACACTAAAATTAAATGCTGCTGTTGAACTGAAAAACTGTGCGTCACCAATCCATCCGAGGCGCTCATTGCGTTGAGGACAATCAGTTGGGACTGCGAAGAAGTTACCTCTCTGAGTCCATTGAATATTATGCTGCAATTGATTAATCAATGAGTCTGAACAAACGAACGAACCAGTTAACGGCATGTCTGAATGAATTACTATCCCCGTAATGGTATTCAGGTCAGGGATACCAGTGAAATGTTCCAATTTCACGTACCTGAATCCATGATATGTAAAATGAGATTCGAAGATTTCTTCTCCCACTCCATTTAATATGTACTTATCGGTAGCTTTTGCTGCACGTAGATTATCGGTATAAAAATTTTCTTCTTTGTCAAGCACTTCAGCAAACTTCATAACCACCCAATCGCCCTTTTCTCCCTTTACTTTTAATCTTACCCAGCCAACCATATTTTGTCCCAAATCATAGACTATTTCCCCTTTAGGAGTCTTAATAATTTTTTTTGTCTTAATTTCAGTAATCGCCCTGATAGGATAACTACGGGAAGCTACAAGAATATTTCGTGGATGATCGAAAATTTTAGCCTGAGAAAAGGTTTGAGAAACAAAACCTGGCTGATCCCA of Lentimicrobiaceae bacterium contains these proteins:
- a CDS encoding glycoside hydrolase family 78 protein, translating into SARLYITSLGLYQVFLNGKKVGSDLFTPGWTSYNKRLQYQTYDVIRMLKPENAIGAVVGDGWYRGNIVLTKAGNYYGDKLSLFALLEIKYTDGTVNQITTDGSWQTGNGPIIESDIYNGEIYDARLDIPGWDQPGFVSQTFSQAKIFDHPRNILVASRSYPIRAITEIKTKKIIKTPKGEIVYDLGQNMVGWVRLKVKGEKGDWVVMKFAEVLDKEENFYTDNLRAAKATDKYILNGVGEEIFESHFTYHGFRYVKLEHFTGIPDLNTITGIVIHSDMPLTGSFVCSDSLINQLQHNIQWTQRGNFFAVPTDCPQRNERLGWIGDAQFFSSTAAFNFSVAPFYTNWMFDLSADQFKNGGVPGTIPDALSGRGISAGWGDAAVVIPWRVYQAYGDIRILQNQYLSMKAWVEFMHQKSGQDNLWTGDYGFGDWLAFASDEQDNPAAITDKDLITNAYYASSTELLAQIATILGKTDDARKYEELARSIKKAFLNEYVTSSGRLVSNTQTAYALALSFGLIPDTLVLKAASYLAEDVRKMKHLTTGIVGTQLLCKVLSDHGYADLAFMLLMRKEYPSWLYQVTQGATTIWERWDGQKSNGSFQTATMNSFNHYALGAIGEWLYSYVAGIIIDSQMPGYKHFILQPHQGGGLKSTSAELNTFYGTIKSAWKLEDDKMIYTCSVPPNSSATVCFENGEEKSILLNNLPLPNDGLYKVSTENGKVKIEIGSGNYMFSLQHSILKQQ